One Festucalex cinctus isolate MCC-2025b chromosome 1, RoL_Fcin_1.0, whole genome shotgun sequence genomic region harbors:
- the tfap4 gene encoding transcription factor AP-4 isoform X1, giving the protein MEYFMVPAQKVPSLQHFRKTEKEVIGGLCSLANIPLTSETARDQERRIRREIANSNERRRMQSINAGFQSLKSLIPHSDGEKLSKAAILQQTAEYIFTLEQEKTRLLQQNSQLKRIIQELSGSSPKRRRVEEKDEGIGSPDILEEEKTEDLRREMIELRQQLEKERSVRMMLEDQMRALDAELYPEKLKALSQQNLVCVQQHKQLERDLTPAHSPQVSAAATPPAPTHHATVIVPAPVPPPSQSHHVTVVTMGPASVINTASTSRQNLDTIVQAIQHIEGTQGKGGGCEEEQRRAVIVSSGRVLSDSDEPDDCSLP; this is encoded by the exons ATGGAGTATTTCATGGTGCCCGCTCAGAAGGTGCCCTCTTTGCAACACTTCAGGAAAACGGAGAAAGAAGTCATCGGGGGGTTGTGTAG CCTTGCCAACATTCCTCTGACCTCAGAAACGGCGCGTGACCAGGAGAGGCGAATCCGGCGCGAGATCGCCAACAGCAACGAGCGGCGGCGCATGCAGAGCATCAACGCAGGCTTCCAGTCGCTGAAGTCACTCATCCCACACAGCGATGGCGAAAAGCTCAGCAAG GCCGCCATCTTGCAGCAGACAGCGGAGTACATTTTCACATTGGAGCAGGAAAAGACACGACTACTGCAGCAGAACAGTCAACTCAAGCGAATCATACAG GAGTTGAGCGGCTCCTCCCCGAAGAGGAGGCGTGTGGAGGAGAAGGACGAAGGCATCGGCTCGCCGGACATcctggaggaggagaagacgGAGGACCTGCGGCGGGAGATGATTGAACTGAGGCAGCAGCTGGAGAAGGAGCGCTCTGTCAGGATGATGCTGGAAGATCag ATGCGCGCACTGGACGCAGAGTTGTATCCGGAGAAACTGAAGGCTCTGAGCCAGCAGAACCTTGTGTGTGTGCAGCAACACAAGCAGCTGGAGAGGGACCTTACACCTGCTCACAGTCCAcag GTGTCCGCCGCAGCCACCCCTCCCGCGCCCACACACCACGCAACAGTCATCGTCCCCGCGCCCGTCCCCCCGCCGTCGCAGTCCCATCATGTCACCGTGGTAACCATGGGCCCGGCGTCCGTCATCAACACCGCCTCCACGTCCCGGCAGAATCTGGACACCATCGTCCAG GCCATCCAGCACATCGAGGGCACCCAAGGGAAAGGCGGCGGGTGCGAGGAAGAGCAGCGGCGGGCGGTCATCGTCAGCTCGGGGCGCGTCCTCTCCGACAGCGACGAGCCGGACGACTGCTCGCTGCCATAA
- the tfap4 gene encoding transcription factor AP-4 isoform X2, whose amino-acid sequence MQSINAGFQSLKSLIPHSDGEKLSKAAILQQTAEYIFTLEQEKTRLLQQNSQLKRIIQELSGSSPKRRRVEEKDEGIGSPDILEEEKTEDLRREMIELRQQLEKERSVRMMLEDQMRALDAELYPEKLKALSQQNLVCVQQHKQLERDLTPAHSPQVSAAATPPAPTHHATVIVPAPVPPPSQSHHVTVVTMGPASVINTASTSRQNLDTIVQAIQHIEGTQGKGGGCEEEQRRAVIVSSGRVLSDSDEPDDCSLP is encoded by the exons ATGCAGAGCATCAACGCAGGCTTCCAGTCGCTGAAGTCACTCATCCCACACAGCGATGGCGAAAAGCTCAGCAAG GCCGCCATCTTGCAGCAGACAGCGGAGTACATTTTCACATTGGAGCAGGAAAAGACACGACTACTGCAGCAGAACAGTCAACTCAAGCGAATCATACAG GAGTTGAGCGGCTCCTCCCCGAAGAGGAGGCGTGTGGAGGAGAAGGACGAAGGCATCGGCTCGCCGGACATcctggaggaggagaagacgGAGGACCTGCGGCGGGAGATGATTGAACTGAGGCAGCAGCTGGAGAAGGAGCGCTCTGTCAGGATGATGCTGGAAGATCag ATGCGCGCACTGGACGCAGAGTTGTATCCGGAGAAACTGAAGGCTCTGAGCCAGCAGAACCTTGTGTGTGTGCAGCAACACAAGCAGCTGGAGAGGGACCTTACACCTGCTCACAGTCCAcag GTGTCCGCCGCAGCCACCCCTCCCGCGCCCACACACCACGCAACAGTCATCGTCCCCGCGCCCGTCCCCCCGCCGTCGCAGTCCCATCATGTCACCGTGGTAACCATGGGCCCGGCGTCCGTCATCAACACCGCCTCCACGTCCCGGCAGAATCTGGACACCATCGTCCAG GCCATCCAGCACATCGAGGGCACCCAAGGGAAAGGCGGCGGGTGCGAGGAAGAGCAGCGGCGGGCGGTCATCGTCAGCTCGGGGCGCGTCCTCTCCGACAGCGACGAGCCGGACGACTGCTCGCTGCCATAA